In Anopheles bellator chromosome 2, idAnoBellAS_SP24_06.2, whole genome shotgun sequence, the genomic stretch GTCGACGATGTAGATGCCGTAGGTCTTCGGATCCGCCACGTGCTCCTGCATGAAGCATCCGAACCCGGACAGGTTGGTGGTGATGCTCGGGATGCCCATCACGGTGCACTCGGCTGGCGTGTAGCCCCACGGCTCGTAGTACGACGGGAACACGCCCAGGTGGCAGCCCCGCACGAACTCCTCGTACTCGAGCCCGAACAGCGGGTTGGTCGAGTTGAGGAACTCCGGGTGGAACACGACCTTCACGCGATCGTACTGCGTGTTGAAGAGGTGGCACCGACGGATCGAGTCCAGCACCGGATCGTTCCAGTCGTCCACGACGTTGTGCGTGGTGACGGGCGGGTTCCCATCCCGCTGGAGCGCGTACAGGCAGCGCTTGATCTTAACGATGTCCTCCTTGGTTAGAATCTCTGCCCCCTCCGGAAGGCGCCCCTGCAGGCACGTCTCGTACATTCGCTTGCCAATCTCCTGCTGGATGTTGTTGATCGTGTCCCGCAGCTGCTTCGTGACGGCGTGCCCCCTGAGGGACTCCACGTTGAAGTTGTTGGTGCGCGCGGGGAAGATCAagaacgccaccaccgtcacgtCCGAGTTCTGCGTCTTCAGCAAGTGGTTCAACCGAGCCAGCGCCTCGATGAAGATGTCCGCACCCTTGTTCGAGAACTCGTACCGCCCGGCGATGAACATGTAGAGCGTTTTCTCGATGTTGAAGTTAAAGTGCCCGTAGAAGTGGCCCCGCGTGAACTCGTGgatcttttccttcgccatcgCGTGCATGTTCTGGAACTCGTGGATTGCGGCAAACTTTTTCACGTTCAGCCCGTTCGGTGTGATGATGTCGGGCTTACGCTTTAGCAAATGCTCCGCCTCGTAGCCGGTGATCTCGGACACGGTCGTGAAGACGTGCGCCAGATGCGTGGCCGCTCGCTCCAAGCAGTACCGGTGATAGATTTGCCGCTTGCCGGCCTCCTCATCGACCGGAAACTTGGCCAGATTGTTGTAGAAATCGGTGTTCCCAGCGCACAGGTACCGCCCGAGCAGGGTGGCGTGTGTCGTGAACACGGTGGCCACATCGACTTGGCGCGTGCGGAGCGCAATCAATCCAACACCGGCCTGCCACTCGTGGAAGTGGGCCACGACCCGCGGTGGTCCGTATTCGTTCTCCTTCGAGTACACTTCGGCGCAGCGTTTAAACTGAAATATGGACACAAGTGGGGCATCAAATCGGAACTCGGACTTGGATCAACCAGGGCACAACTCCTTACCTCATCGATGAAGGTAGCAATGGTGTAGCCTAGGATAATTGCATCGTTACACTCAACGTCCAGATGCGGAATGCCAACGTTCGACGAGTCCCACAGCTCCTGCTTGTACCCGTCCATCTTCCAGGCGGCCGACCCGATGTCGAACAGGATGATCTGCGGGTTGCCGTCGACGAGCCAGCGACCGCAGTGCACCTTGAAGCCCTGGTTCCGCATCGCCGTCACGGCCCGGTAGAATGGGCCATTGCTCGGAAACTCGCACGCCTCGACCTCGGTCCGGGCCGACGCTTCCTTGTACGGGCCAATCAGACAGTACTGGTCGCCCAGCTCCTCGGTCGACACGAACGCCTTCGACCGGATCACGGTGTAGATTCCGCCAACTGTCAAATGGGAAGAACTCGCATGAGACTCCTTCGGTGGGACCAGATTACGTGACGACTTACCTTTGTTGGCCACCTCCCAGGCGATCTCGAACGTGAACCGATTCTCGGTGTTTGCCGAGTGGCCCCGGTCCAGGAACTGCAGCAGGTCCGAGCTGGACTCGACACGCGAGTAACGGCGGCtcatggtggcggtggtgctggcggcggcggcggcggctgctgcaaacaaacaaaccgaaaacggcgcATCAGCATCGATGTTTGGGACACGACACGATCGTATGTAAATAGTCGCGGAGTGGCTCGATCGTGCGATGGGCCGCGAACTGCGCTAATTATAGCATTCGCGTAGGAGACATTCGCGCGTCCTCCCATTTCGCACATGACAGTCGCGTCGCGTCTCCTCGCAATGgccagctctctctctctctctctctctctctctctctctctcactgtctctGCCCTCGTGCATGGCCGGCCTAATGGCCAGTGCGTATGTTTGAAGGTTCAACAAGACGTCCCTgcgtgtgtggcgtgtgtCCCAAAGGGGGTTCAAGGTTATCAAACGACCTTGACTTTGACGCCGCAACCCCACGACAATGTCACGCTGGAAGTCGCGGAAGTCGTGACAAAAGCGATGTGGTGTCTAGCATAAAATAGTGCTGGCGCCGCGCGTAGccactcgtcgtcgatcggcgcTCTGCCTGAACTGTAAACAGGTCTCATATCAACCGGATCGATCGCAGGACTAGCAGCCAGAGCAGTCGTCCCAGGCTATTCGAATCGCCGAAAAAAGGTCCCAGAAGACCGTGGAGAGTCCgggtgccggtcggtcgtcggttaTGCAACGGAAAAGGAGTCTCCCGTGGAGGGCCTCTCAAGGGCCGGTGCCCAACGTGGAATGCCACTCCAGAAAACCAGTTTTTCCACTTCCTATTCCCCGATCCACTAGGGCTAGAGGCCGCCGGGGGGCGCTGTCTTCTCCGGGTGAAGCTCATTCATGATCGGGGCCCGACTCCGGCCTCCGTTGCTTCACAATCGTTGGCCACACCGATAAGCGTCTTATCGACGTCGTTGACCTCGGGGAAAGGTGACGGCGCACACTGCGCTCCCCGTTCTGACACCGCACGCGGTCCGGGTTCCGGAACAGTCCGCCGGGCCGGATCCCGACAGTTTGTGGTTCAATGTTGCACCAGCGCAGCGCCTTAAAGAGAATCGAGATCAGTCCGGGTGGGCGGATGGTCGCAAGGAGATAGAGCCACGAGAGACACACACGCCCCGTGAGAGCGAGCACCGTCCCGTAGGACGACCGAAGAACGGGTCGACGCCACCACGGCCGCGCTCTCTTTAAATGTCAAATAAAGGTCAATCGGTAGCGCGACGAGCGATGGCAGCAGTCCCCGGCGCGGTCCCCGAAAAACGGCCAACGCCGTCGCGAGGCCACTCCCGGCGAGCCTGTCTTCCGCTCTGGCCGAATCCAGCGGCCTGGAATGTTGCCCACGGGGCACGGGGCAAACCGACGAAGCCGGCCACTCTACTGGTCCGCACTGGTCACTGGAGAcggctttcggttcggatcggGTTCCGATTACTCCCCGGCGGCGGGAGGTATCCGGTTACTTACGGGTCACTTTAAGGGGGCGCGGAACTAACACTCTTCACACTCGGACGGATGACGCGGACCAGAAAACGCGTTGGCACAGACTTTTCATTCGACTCCCGAGCAGCGGCCGGCACAATCCGCGGACGTCCGAATGCGGCAACAGCTCGAGAGTAAACTGTTCCGACGACGAATCCGCCGGGTTTGGGACCACTCTCTCctagcgcgcgcgcgcgcgagagagagagagagaacgagagagtgAAAGTCAAGGcgcgcactatggggaaacGGCGGTCATAAAGCAACTTAAAAATTTGAGGATTGAGGAAAAATTGAGGAtacgaatttttttttcattattatttatattttattttacgtgTCCGTCAGACTTATTTTGAGAAAACACTTCCAGGTGCATAAGGAAGCGCCTGGTATATGTAGTCTGTCGAATGGCCAACATCTTGCCTTCATGAAATTGAAGCCTTTTATATTATTTAGGTAAATGTACCCTTTTCAGGTAATAAGTATTTAAGTCTTTCAGAATATACATTTGTATAAAATTCTACTTTGTGCAAATTTTATGCCTTTTCCTAGTAGGGATGGATAACTGAATATGCGTTTCTTTAGAGGGCATATGCATTTAAAGGTAGTTGGCATaatgaaagaatattttcagCGTGCAAGTACTGTTCTTAATGTAGATAAAGATTTCATAGAAAGATTTAGTAATATCTTAATAACCATAATATACTAAAAACTTTTAATACTCTTTAATTGGTTTAAAGTACCTGCTTCGGTACATAAAGTATTTGCTCATGCGAACAAATGCAGAtatagactaataagtattctatcaaacgtttaaataatagttcatgggttggatacttcggtTGATAATAATGAGTTGTTTcgaaattcccacaaacgcaaTGCGTAATCTTCCTCGATCATTTTGTATCCATTTTTAAACTCATAAGACATTGgatttttatcagaaattcgatatttgcagacGATTATGGCGTTTAAATACCTTAAAATATCCGAAAAAGGTTATTTGTTATACTTGATGTATGTCCGACTGTCgaatacaaattccccacagtGTCTCGGTGCGGTCAGAAAGAGATTTCCCGAGTGAGCGCGAGATATTGCCACTTGGCCACCGTAACCCGTGCGAGGCGAGCCGAAGGTCGCTCTtgcaaataacaacaaaccGGTACGGTTTTGGGTAGAGAGTTGCCCGAGAATGCCGATGAGCAGGTCCAGTCTAATCAGCGAGCCCCTCGTTGCCGCTGTCCCGATAACAGCACTTATCTAACTCGAGGCGATAAGCGAAcgtaaaattcaaatttgagTTCCGTAAGTTGAATTAAGCAACTGCGtggctagagagagagagggagagagagcagaaGAGAGTTCGCGATTGAAGGAAATATTTCGCCCCACAAGGGAAATATTTCATCCACCGGCCGTTGGGGATTTCAAAGGGAGTTCAAACGGCGGTTTTACTGCTGGTCCGTTAGCGTGACAGTAGATTCTGCTTTTGTTCTCTGTAGTTTGCTAGCatggcagaagaaaagtaaagaTATCTCAATGTTACCACAACTTACGGTTTCTTCTACAGGGaggataaaacaaacaaccgtaCGGAGGATTCGTATGGGGATGGACATGCCAGGGACTCTGGTAACTCTCCACCAAAAAACGTATCGAATGCGTTTTCGATTGTGAAACACCGAACTGACGACTGATTAGCGTGGACTAGACAGTTCGtaacaatatattttttgtATGTAATGCATAAATGTACAACCAAGTGATAGCGAAGCGGTAAGGAACCGATATTAACACGTTACTTATTAACACGTTATTAACTGGTACTAACATATGGCGGATGACGAACAGGCTgaagttaaacaaaaaaactgcgtaataatttattgaatGACCTAAAGTAAGTACAATATTCCCAATATATCTTCCCCCGTGGACTACTCCTTCGTCTCGCGGATCACCGGAACGGGCAGATGTCCCACGTCGGGGCGCACCGCACGCCCCGCCCGGGCCTGGCGCTGCAACCGGTAGTAGCATATTTCCAAGAACCACGGGATGACGCAGAGCGCCATCATGAGCGTGAGGCAGTGGAACGAAATCGTGTAGCTGCCGGTGACGTCACGGATGTACCCAATGATCGGCCCGATGGCGAACGTAATGTTGCCCTGCAGGAACATAAACAGCCCGTAGCCGGACGGAAACCTAGCGGAGACATCCGTCAACGAAACGAGAAATAGTCCCGCTTCCTCGAGCCAGGCGCATTACTTACCGCTCCTGGGGCAGATACTCGGAGAAGACGAGCGGCAACGGCACGTGAATCCACGTGCGCAGGAAGCCCATTATGGCCGTCACGATGGCCATCCCGTAGAAGTCGAACACACACAGGAACCCTGCCAGGGAGCGAACGTGTCGGGCACGGAATTGAAATGGGGCACACAAAAGTTAGAAAGACAAATGGTAATCGCGCACCGGGAATCGCTGGGTGCGGCCCGTGGATTCAAACACCAGCTGGACGGCCATTGTTTTTCATCCCCAGGACCGGCCAGGATGTTCGAAGTAATTACCGAAACGTGCCACGATCGTGAAGAGCGCCCCGGCCAAGTAGACGTAGCGGGCCTTAATGTTGAGAAATGTGCTCGAAATGGCCAGGAAGATGCGCGATATTAGATCCGCTCCGGccccgatggcgatgattagCGAAACGTCCGGCTGAtcggaagagagagagagagagcggtgaAAAAAAGCGGCCTGCAATTGCGTTCGGCAGGCCGAAGATGCCATTAGTATTCACGACCATGCGTCACCGACCGGCTGGACCGGCTGGTGGCATTGGGATCcaatttaaattgcatttccggggccaccgggaaccgTACCTTGCTGAACGCCATCATGAAGAGGTACATCGGCTGCAGGGTGAAGAACGCGAGGTCGGAGtagagagcgaacgagatgCCGAGGACGATGTTGACGTAAATTGGATCCTTGAGCAGCGTCAGGTCAAGGAAGTCGACCAGAATCTGCCACTtggtggccggctggctgtcCCGCTCGGTGCTGTCGCTCACGACGACCGGCCCGGACCAGTTGCCGAGCCCCGGTATCGATGACGCCCGGCGGGACCCCCGCAGCTTCTGGCCCCGCATCCGGTGCTCCTCCGGGTGCTCCTTACACTCCGTGATGGCCAGCTCTTGATCGGCagcgaccggcaccggaacgcgCCGCATATGCCAGTCGACCGGGTGCATCACGAGCATCGCCAGCAGGGTGTGGCTGTTGACGgccgccagcaccgccagGCAGCCCCGGAACCCGTACGCCGCCATCGTGCGCTGGATGAAGATCGGATAGAACATCGTCCCGAGCCCGATCAGCGTCTGGGCGATGCTCATCATGACCACGCGCTTTTCCACGAAATACGCGTTGAACGTCGTGTACGAAACCGGGATCATCAACCCGAAGCCGGCACCTgcggccggaaccgggacgAAAGACGAGAGGGCCAGCGGTCAGGCTAATTTACCGCCACGCTTGCCGTGTGCTATGTACCTTGAAAGATGGCGAACGAGACGAGCAGCTCGTTGGTGGAGCGCACGAAGACGGTCAGCAGGCTGCCGACGATGTAGGAGGCGGCCCCCAGCAGGCCGACCGTGCGGCAGGACGTCTTCTTCATCAGCGTGTTCGTGAAGAGTCCGGCAAAACTGAGCGCACTGAAGAAGCAGCTCGTGATGAGCGCAATGGCGCCGGTCTCCTCGCCCAGGTCGGTCAGGAAGTCGCCGAACATTAGCCCGAACGAGGGCAGCGATCCGAGTGTCACCACGAACATCATCGCCATCCCGGTGCCAACCAGTAGGCCCCAGCCTCCCTCGGGAGGTACTCGACGGTACTGGACGCCTTTGCCGTTGGACGCCACCATCCTGTTCCGGTCACGCTCACTGCACAGTAGTAGCTCACACAGCACCGAGTTGTCGGACACAgactccgggtccgggtgtttATCGCGGGCCCTTTTTATCAACTCCCCGAGCCGATTCGTCAAATCCGGCGGGAAGGCCAAGCCGTGGAGTGACGACTGCTGCCGGAAGGTGCGGTTTGCTCAAGGTTTTGGCCGCCATTTCGCCATCTAGCCCTATCGCAGAACAAACAGGGTTCGTCGCCACGGGCCCCCAACACACGGATTAGGTGTTCGTCGCCGACGACCTTCCACTTTCTAATGTCCACTGGTCGGGTGGAAAAGGGTTGCTAGGATTGTGGGGTGTTTGCCCACCCAGCCACGCGATGCTGGGCGGTGATAAGACACCCCGTGCTACCCGTGTTCGAGAAAGTAATCGGATGCAACGATAAGCTATTTGGAGGATCTTTATTCAACGAGGTGGCCGGTGCGTTCAGATGACGAAGAAATCGTAGTCCAATACTATCGGAATAATCCGGgatccggtggctccggtctTCCGCAGCCAGGGCCGTGCCAGTGGAATCCGGCGCCATctcctggtggtggtagttGACTGCCCAGCCAAGGTTCTGTAGCCATTGACCGTACGCCTTCTACGGGTcgcacttgttccaaggagtAGCCGGCGCCGGCGAAGACGACGTCGGCTGGTTGGCATCGTCGGCGATGTAGTCCTCTTGCGCAAGATGCGCAAGTCGTTCGTCTCGTCTACACGGCTTATGAAT encodes the following:
- the LOC131209947 gene encoding glycogen [starch] synthase, which translates into the protein MSRRYSRVESSSDLLQFLDRGHSANTENRFTFEIAWEVANKVGGIYTVIRSKAFVSTEELGDQYCLIGPYKEASARTEVEACEFPSNGPFYRAVTAMRNQGFKVHCGRWLVDGNPQIILFDIGSAAWKMDGYKQELWDSSNVGIPHLDVECNDAIILGYTIATFIDEFKRCAEVYSKENEYGPPRVVAHFHEWQAGVGLIALRTRQVDVATVFTTHATLLGRYLCAGNTDFYNNLAKFPVDEEAGKRQIYHRYCLERAATHLAHVFTTVSEITGYEAEHLLKRKPDIITPNGLNVKKFAAIHEFQNMHAMAKEKIHEFTRGHFYGHFNFNIEKTLYMFIAGRYEFSNKGADIFIEALARLNHLLKTQNSDVTVVAFLIFPARTNNFNVESLRGHAVTKQLRDTINNIQQEIGKRMYETCLQGRLPEGAEILTKEDIVKIKRCLYALQRDGNPPVTTHNVVDDWNDPVLDSIRRCHLFNTQYDRVKVVFHPEFLNSTNPLFGLEYEEFVRGCHLGVFPSYYEPWGYTPAECTVMGIPSITTNLSGFGCFMQEHVADPKTYGIYIVDRRHVGLEESVQQLSKFMFEFSKLNRRQRIIQRNRTERLSDLLDWRNLGIYYRQARVKALQSVYPDYVDESTEYMKRASEFSYPRPVSAPPSPSSSRHTTPAPSLHGSDDEEDSVNSEEELEELKMNSHN
- the LOC131209230 gene encoding monocarboxylate transporter 7, whose translation is MVASNGKGVQYRRVPPEGGWGLLVGTGMAMMFVVTLGSLPSFGLMFGDFLTDLGEETGAIALITSCFFSALSFAGLFTNTLMKKTSCRTVGLLGAASYIVGSLLTVFVRSTNELLVSFAIFQGAGFGLMIPVSYTTFNAYFVEKRVVMMSIAQTLIGLGTMFYPIFIQRTMAAYGFRGCLAVLAAVNSHTLLAMLVMHPVDWHMRRVPVPVAADQELAITECKEHPEEHRMRGQKLRGSRRASSIPGLGNWSGPVVVSDSTERDSQPATKWQILVDFLDLTLLKDPIYVNIVLGISFALYSDLAFFTLQPMYLFMMAFSKPDVSLIIAIGAGADLISRIFLAISSTFLNIKARYVYLAGALFTIVARFGFLCVFDFYGMAIVTAIMGFLRTWIHVPLPLVFSEYLPQERFPSGYGLFMFLQGNITFAIGPIIGYIRDVTGSYTISFHCLTLMMALCVIPWFLEICYYRLQRQARAGRAVRPDVGHLPVPVIRETKE